The Styela clava chromosome 11, kaStyClav1.hap1.2, whole genome shotgun sequence genome includes the window CATCAGTTGCTAATTTCTATCATATGTTGTACAGATCATTCTTTTCAATTACATTTCATTACCTCTTTACCAAGtctttttggtactcccgtagtgtgtgtaccagattacagttagatcataattttattccgattttccttattttagttctattacgagtctgtgttagccaagtaaatatacctcctgcccataggtttctgtccctttacacaactttatgtgaagtaggcgaacaatatgagacacctccatattggtgcccatacttctggagcgccgtctttttttatcaaaacttttatttttctccatttttctctatagtaataatttgaagatttttgtaaataaaaattactggAGCTTTGTAGAAAGGATAACCCAATATGCCGTTTATTATGAAATGTAATATACAGCATATTTGAGCATAATGATTGAATGCGATCGAATTCTATCAAAATTAGCAAACATAATCTCATTCAGATTTTACTGTAAAAGCGGATTACCGATCAACATTCCCGATTCAAAACTATGTGACACGATTCAGGTAGGATTCCTATATCGTCCTTTATTAGTATCATTATCTATATAAAAagaatattctcaatttaaacatttaataAGTGACTCTTTTTCTGTATTAAcgttaattaatattaatgtatctatcacaataaaattgtgGAGAGAAAAATAATCAACTGGAAAATTACGTAAATATAGAATAACTGTAAAGGCTGTAAAATATGCCCAcactaaaaaaagaaaaacttcggaaaattaaaaaaattgtaaggataaatataaactattgctaataaatttcattaaaagACTAATAAAATTGGAATCGCATTTTCGTATGCGGAAAGTAGAAGTATTTTAttcataatatgaaattgaaagaaatctgggaaaacaaatccaaaatattgaaaaaaataaaattttattttaaatttattttctacatACTTCTTCCATTCGTATACGATACAATTGTGTAGTGTAGTAAAATATTGGTACTCCTttttatcacgagttcggggactgtctgtgttagctaagtggtGAATATCCCCTTGCCCATAGATTTCaattcctttacacaacttaatataaaaataggcgaacaaaattcgTTATCTCCGTATTggcacacatacttctggagcgtcaattaattaattagtaatatttgatttttcagGATTGTGATGACGATAGCGATGAAATGTACTGTACTGACGAAACACATTTTTATTGCGAAGATGGCGGGAAAGTGTTATACATAAACAGAAATAAGGTTCGAATCATTTCTAAAGTTAATGACTCGTGATCGGAACGATCTGAATAGCAACTTTGTTTAATATTTCTTAAGCGGCAACTTCAATTTGTGATGAAGCTTGCAATACCAATAAAGATATAtcgattttaaaaataaatttgaaataacatCGAAAATATGAATGCTTTTGATACTCTAAAATAGAATTATTATAATGCACAGatccaaatatatttataaaaaagaaaattattcaatctcattttattgcattatGCTTTCTTTGAATGTATTGGattattggtactcccgaaatatgtgaactaagatggcggacaacggaacgtagtatgtgtaccaggttagggttaggcaattattttgggtacaaatactacgggtgtCACTTGcctaatccccgaactcgtaatagaactaaattaagaaaaattggaataaaattatggcccaactataacctggtacacatattacgttccgttgtccgccatcttggttcacatacttcgggagtaccggaTAATTTCCGACTCAATTTAGGCTTGTGATGGGGCCAAGGACTGTACCAGCGGGAAAGATGAAGTGAAATGTCGTCAGGAATGCACAAACAGCGTTTTTTCAAACGAAAAATAtatgattgaaaataaatactttttgatAGCAGCATGGATAATTAGTAAGTACTTTTCATGATCAATATGATTTTAATGCTATTTTGTGTGTTATTACAAGCAGGAAATTTTTGCCGCATTGAAAATCGTCGCAAGAGCCGTTTTATTGTAAatcaagtatttgtgataaaaacagttaggtttttgaagtacttttttatttaaaataagataCGTTATTCAAGAGCATACCCTAACCttataaatataactgttttcGAACTGTTATCACAAATAGTTGTTTTaaagcaaaatgctcttgcgacGATTTTTCCTAGGCAGCGAAATTTCCTGAGGCGCGATTTTCTACGGCGAATACTGCGGAATCCGGACACTTACAAACACAACTTCAATTGCAATAAGAGTGAAAATATAGAGAgtggaaatatttaaaatagtttat containing:
- the LOC120347987 gene encoding uncharacterized protein LOC120347987, producing MDGPWIECNRIDDILLGSKICNGYRDCIKTKTTKTNDELNCTKRFYCKSGLPINIPDSKLCDTIQDCDDDSDEMYCTDETHFYCEDGGKVLYINRNKVRIISKVNDS